Part of the Paenibacillus guangzhouensis genome is shown below.
AGATCGTTATTGCAGCCCTCATCGCGGCGATTATATGGAACCTTGTGACCTGGTGGTTCGGTATTCCTTCGTCCTCATCCCACGCACTCATTGGTGCACTCGCGGGTGCTGTCTTTATAGGAGCAGGTTCGGACAGCTTGAACTATGGCGGATTTACGAAGATCGTCGAAGGACTTATCTTCTCGCCGCTCATTGCTTTTGCGGTTGGTTTTATCGTGATGTGGATCCTGAAGATCATATTCGGTCGGATGAGCCCTCATACCGTCAACAAAGGCTTCCGTACGGGTCAGATTATGACGGCGGCACTTCAGTCTTATACACATGGTACGAATGACGCCCAGAAGGCGATGGGAATTATGACCTTCGCACTCGTCGCGGCAGGTATTCAAGATCATCTAGAAGTTCCGTTCTGGGTTAAAATTTCAGCAGCAACAGCGATGGCGCTCGGTACGTCTGTCGGTGGTTGGAAAATTATCAAGACGATGGGAACGAAAATTTTCAAAATTGAACCGATTAACGGTTTTGCAGCAGACTTGTCCGCCGCATCCGTTATTATGACAGCGACACTAACACATTTGCCGGTAAGTACAACGCATGCGATTACATCCGCGATTCTGGGTGTAGGTTCTGCGAAGCGTTTTTCCGCGGTAAAATGGGGCGTAGCAGGTCGTATCGTCATCTCTTGGATCGTGACGATTCCAATTGCATTCGTGCTTGCAATGGGTGTATTCAAATTAATTGATCTTTTCTATATACATTAAAAGTGGAGAGAAGCTAACCTTCGATGAAGAGGGTTGGCTTTTTTTGTATGCGGCGTTGCGATGACCGGATGCCATATGAGAAGATGATAGAATAGCAAGTCATCGCTGCTAGAGAGAGGAGTTATGGGCTGTTATGCAAATCAAGATAGGCATCATTGGCTTGCAGCAAGTCGTGGATAAGCTGCTCAAAGTAATCAAAGCGTTCCCGACGTTCGCTCCGGTAGTCCGGATTGTGAGCGATGTAGAGGAAGTCTCTTCAGCTGCCGAGTCATTGGCGACAGAAGTAGAGGTGCTTCTTGTCTTCGGCGCGCATGCGCATCGTCAGATCAAAGACCATGTGGACGTCACGATTCCTGTTCACTATGTCCCGTTAACAGGCGCAGGTCTGTACAAAACTTTATTTCGTGCTTTGCAGACAGGTCGCCTAAACGGAGGGTTTTCCATCGATTCGCTCACCAAATCCATGGTGATGAATGTGCTGCAAGACCTAGGAATCGAGTCTGCCAAGTGCGTCGTCTATAATGGCCCCGCACATGCGTCACCGGACAAGCTGTACGAATTTCACCACCAACTCCTAAGCACGGGGGCCTGTGAATTCGCTATTACCGGGGTGGAATCGGTCGCCCGAAGATTGTCAGCCGATCAGGCAGCGAATGAATGGCTTGTTCCCTCAGATCAAGATATGAGCGTGACGCTGGAGCGTGCGCTGCTGTCGACAGAATCGCGTCGTATCAAAGAATCGCAGATTGTCGTCGGCATGATCAAGGTGGACGAGTTCGGCAAGCTGGTCATGAAACGCAGCAACGAACATGAGGTACAGAAGCTGAAGCTCGACATTCACCGCATGGTATTGGATTACGTCGAATCGTTGGACGGTTATTTGACGCCGATCGGTGGAGACGAATATTTATTTTTTACGACGAGGGGGATTTTTGAACGGGAGACCGGCGGCTACAAGACGATACCACTCGCGAAAGACGCCAGTCAATCGCTAGGCATCTCGCTCAGCTTCGGCGTTGGATTTGGAACATCGGCCAATGAGGCGGGGACCAACGCGCGGGCAGCGCTCCGCAATTCGAGGGAAGCCGGAGGGAATACCTGCTTCATTATCCGCGAGGATCAGACGTTGATCGGGCCGCTCGAAATGTCGGATCCGATCCAGACCGCGCTGTCGCCGACGCATACGGCCTTGATCAAGCAAGCGGAGGATGCCGGCATGACCAGCGCTTATCTAAGCAAGCTGTTATCTC
Proteins encoded:
- a CDS encoding inorganic phosphate transporter codes for the protein MDQTMIVLGIVIFLALAFDFINGFHDTANAIATSVSTRALKPRHAILLAATMNFVGALSFTGVAKTIGGSVADPSKLDNGVEIVIAALIAAIIWNLVTWWFGIPSSSSHALIGALAGAVFIGAGSDSLNYGGFTKIVEGLIFSPLIAFAVGFIVMWILKIIFGRMSPHTVNKGFRTGQIMTAALQSYTHGTNDAQKAMGIMTFALVAAGIQDHLEVPFWVKISAATAMALGTSVGGWKIIKTMGTKIFKIEPINGFAADLSAASVIMTATLTHLPVSTTHAITSAILGVGSAKRFSAVKWGVAGRIVISWIVTIPIAFVLAMGVFKLIDLFYIH